In Amyelois transitella isolate CPQ chromosome 3, ilAmyTran1.1, whole genome shotgun sequence, a single genomic region encodes these proteins:
- the LOC106129824 gene encoding zinc finger CCHC domain-containing protein 24, with the protein MTRRKSKRVVKEAPEQKPLTPYQGKRRCFGQYRCPECKRGWVSSNSWANCGQKCEVCLINVYPFTQRPLYNPGKWNKVNDEKKKHPQELCEKCISLGNYCRRSDKNPH; encoded by the exons ATGACGAGGAGAAAATCTAAACGTGTTGTAAAG GAGGCTCCAGAACAAAAACCATTGACTCCCTATCAGGGAAAAAGACGCTGTTTCGGTCAGTATAGGTGCCCGGAGTGCAAGCGGGGCTGGGTGAGCAGCAACTCCTGGGCCAACTGTGGCCAAAAGTGTGAAGTTTGTCTCATAAATGTCTACCCATTTACCCAG CGCCCGCTGTACAATCCAGGCAAGTGGAACAAGGTCAATGATGAGAAGAAGAAGCACCCTCAGGAATTGTGTGAGAAATGCATCTCCCTGGGAAACTATTGTCGTCGCTCTGATAAGAACCCtcattaa